The following are from one region of the Oryctolagus cuniculus unplaced genomic scaffold, mOryCun1.1 SCAFFOLD_77, whole genome shotgun sequence genome:
- the LOC138848414 gene encoding proline-rich nuclear receptor coactivator 2-like: MGGGERYNIPAPQSRNSKNQQQLNRQKTRDQNSQMKIVHKKKERGHGCNSSAATWQAMQNGEKNKNFPNNQNWNANLSSPSLLFKPQANQNYAGAKLSEPPSPSVPKPPSHWGPVSFNPSDKEIMTFQLKTLLKVQV; the protein is encoded by the coding sequence ATGGGTGGTGGAGAGAGGTATAACATTCCAGCCCCTCAGTCTAGAAATAGTAAGAACCAACAGCAGCTTAACAGACAGAAGACCAGGGATCAGAATTCCCAGATGAAGATTGttcataagaaaaaagaaagaggacatGGTTGCAACTCATCAGCAGCCACATGGCAAGCCATGCAAAACGGAGAGAAGAACAAAAACTTCCCAAATAATCAAAACTGGAACGCGAACTTGTCAAGTCCTAGCTTACTTTTTAAGCCACAAGCCAATCAGAACTATGCTGGAGCCAAACTCAGTGAGCCGCCATCCCCGAGTGTTCCCAAACCACCTAGCCACTGGGGTCCTGTTTCCTTTAAtccttcagataaagaaataatgacatTTCAACTTAAAACCTTACTTAAAGTACAGGTATAA